From a single Brassica rapa cultivar Chiifu-401-42 chromosome A01, CAAS_Brap_v3.01, whole genome shotgun sequence genomic region:
- the LOC103855754 gene encoding uncharacterized protein LOC103855754, translating into MLKIKVVSNFEDVHGECKICKGKLPKMYYYCSICDFAIDLICARKEVVKNIDVPNTHKHRLSLVPKMIMFSCHICQLVDDRFPYACDICGLNFHKDCAESTPELSYSCHPKHPLKRLTRVPSYTNGKCCLCKSKLHILFYHCSICNFSVDVECAKNPPPLALDHPKAHEHQLTLLPQRIFVCNACGMDDDPNPYICLQCNFMVHRNCIDIPHIIKISRHVHRISYNDCLEAGDWKCEVCMKEINWTCGAYSCSKCPDFAIHVRCATRFGIWDGIELESILEDTTNSKAYEVIEEGVIKHFIHKNHTLKLKKGSDANGKSRRCTICAYPIFSTLFYDCTVSCT; encoded by the coding sequence ATGTTAAAAATCAAGGTAGTTTCAAACTTCGAAGATGTCCATGGTGAATGCAAGATTTGTAAAGGTAAGTTGCCAAAAATGTATTATTATTGTTCAATATGTGATTTTGCAATCGATTTGATATGTGCAAGAAAAGAAGTTGTCAAAAATATTGATGTTCCAAATACACACAAGCATCGTTTATCCCTTGTTCCAAAGATGATTATGTTTTCATGTCATATATGTCAACTAGTTGATGATCGGTTCCCTTATGCATGCGATATATGTGGTTTGAATTTCCATAAAGATTGTGCTGAATCTACACCAGAACTCAGCTACTCATGTCATCCTAAACATCCTCTCAAGCGTCTCACTCGTGTTCCAAGTTACACCAATGGAAAATGTTGCTTGTGCAAAAGCAAGCTTCATATTCTGTTTTATCATTGTTCTATTTGCAATTTCAGCGTGGATGTCGAATGTGCAAAGAATCCACCTCCTTTAGCTCTTGACCACCCCAAAGCGCATGAACATCAACTCACTCTTTTGCCGCAACGAATTTTTGTTTGTAATGCTTGTGGAATGGATGATGATCCAAATCCTTATATATGTCTTCAGTGCAATTTCATGGTCCATAGGAATTGTATAGACATACcacatattataaaaattagtcgTCATGTTCATCGTATATCCTATAATGATTGCCTCGAGGCCGGTGATTGGAAATGTGAAGTCTGTATGAAAGAGATAAATTGGACATGTGGAGCTTATTCTTGCTCAAAATGTCCTGATTTTGCAATTCATGTGAGATGTGCCACAAGGTTTGGGATCTGGGATGGTATTGAACTTGAAAGCATATTAGAAGATACCACAAACTCTAAAGCATATGAAGTGATCGAAGAAGGAGTAATAAAGCATTTCATTCATAAGAATCATACATTAAAGCTCAAAAAAGGGAGTGATGCTAACGGTAAAAGTAGGCGTTGTACAATATGCGCATATCCCATATTTTCTACTCTATTCTATGATTGCACG